From Streptomyces cyaneogriseus subsp. noncyanogenus, the proteins below share one genomic window:
- a CDS encoding response regulator transcription factor, which yields MSVLLEQPASLVAYRPNKPTAMVVVADPRVRSTVTRHLWALGVRDVIEASSIAEARPRIGNPRDICVADVHLPDGSGLTLLSETRAAGWPNGLALSAADDIGAVRNALAGGVKGYVVTGTRTNVGLPTRPGAAPIGAAAARLHRRPPGAPSHPGGYRELSGREVEVLRLVAEGQSNKAIGVSMGLSALTVKSHLARIARKLGTGDRAGMVAVALRTGIIH from the coding sequence GTGTCCGTTCTCCTCGAGCAGCCCGCAAGCCTGGTCGCCTACCGCCCGAACAAGCCGACCGCCATGGTGGTCGTGGCCGACCCGCGCGTCCGTTCCACCGTCACCCGCCATCTGTGGGCGCTCGGTGTACGCGATGTCATCGAAGCCTCGTCCATCGCGGAGGCTCGTCCCCGCATCGGCAACCCCCGCGACATCTGCGTCGCAGACGTCCATCTTCCCGACGGCTCCGGCCTGACCCTGCTGTCGGAGACCCGCGCCGCGGGCTGGCCCAACGGGCTCGCCCTGTCCGCCGCCGACGACATCGGCGCCGTACGCAACGCCCTCGCGGGCGGTGTGAAGGGCTACGTCGTCACCGGCACCCGCACCAACGTCGGGCTCCCCACCCGGCCGGGCGCCGCCCCCATCGGCGCCGCCGCCGCCCGCCTGCACCGCCGCCCCCCGGGTGCTCCGAGCCACCCGGGCGGCTACCGCGAGCTCTCCGGCCGCGAGGTCGAGGTGCTGCGGCTGGTGGCGGAGGGCCAGTCCAACAAGGCCATCGGCGTGTCCATGGGCCTGTCCGCACTGACCGTCAAGAGCCACCTCGCCCGCATCGCCCGCAAGCTGGGCACGGGCGACCGGGCCGGGATGGTCGCGGTGGCCCTGCGCACCGGCATCATCCACTGA
- a CDS encoding DUF3000 domain-containing protein: MAAAQGRRSDGAGGMDEPKETEGGVGHGEAAPPSFRAAVEALRAARLRPQIAAEPTRPPQRLAPYAYALEATVVDGDQDLADGRLVLLHDPDGHDAWRGTFRLVTLVRAELEPEMAADPLLPEVCWSWLTGALQARGLAYGEPSGTVTRASSHYFGGLATRPSASQIEIRASWTPREGLGGAPDTAAHLAAWCDLLAQVAGLPPAGPGDASVVTLPQRRGPQSR; this comes from the coding sequence ATGGCTGCGGCTCAGGGACGAAGGTCGGACGGCGCTGGCGGTATGGACGAACCGAAGGAGACCGAGGGGGGCGTCGGGCATGGGGAGGCGGCGCCGCCGTCTTTCAGGGCAGCCGTCGAGGCGCTGCGGGCCGCGCGGCTGCGCCCGCAGATCGCGGCCGAGCCGACGCGTCCGCCGCAGCGTCTCGCGCCCTACGCGTACGCGCTGGAGGCCACGGTCGTCGACGGCGACCAGGACCTGGCCGACGGGCGCCTGGTGCTGCTCCACGACCCGGACGGTCACGACGCCTGGCGGGGCACGTTCCGGCTGGTGACCCTGGTACGGGCGGAGCTGGAGCCGGAGATGGCCGCGGACCCGCTGCTGCCCGAGGTGTGCTGGTCCTGGCTGACCGGCGCGCTCCAGGCGCGCGGTCTGGCGTACGGCGAACCGAGCGGCACGGTCACGCGCGCGAGCTCCCACTACTTCGGCGGCCTCGCCACGCGCCCGTCCGCGTCGCAGATCGAGATCCGGGCCTCCTGGACGCCGCGCGAGGGGCTGGGCGGGGCGCCGGACACCGCCGCCCACCTGGCCGCCTGGTGCGACCTGCTGGCCCAGGTCGCGGGTCTGCCTCCGGCCGGGCCGGGCGACGCCTCGGTGGTGACGCTGCCGCAGCGGCGCGGCCCGCAGTCCCGCTAG